A region of Rhodanobacteraceae bacterium DNA encodes the following proteins:
- a CDS encoding heavy metal-binding domain-containing protein — protein sequence MIIVTSEYVAGYKVVETKGQVFGLVVRSRGIGGNVMAGLRSIVGGEINEYTQMLEEARRHATDRMVKNAQAMGANAVVMMRFDSSEIGQTMSEIVAYGTAVVIEKA from the coding sequence ATGATCATCGTGACCAGTGAATACGTGGCCGGCTACAAGGTCGTCGAGACCAAGGGCCAGGTGTTCGGCCTGGTGGTGCGCAGCCGCGGCATTGGCGGCAACGTGATGGCGGGCCTGCGCTCCATCGTCGGCGGCGAGATCAACGAGTACACCCAGATGCTGGAGGAAGCGCGCCGCCACGCCACCGACCGCATGGTCAAGAACGCGCAGGCGATGGGCGCCAACGCGGTGGTGATGATGCGTTTCGATTCCTCCGAGATCGGTCAGACCATGAGCGAGATCGTGGCCTACGGCACGGCGGTCGTCATAGAGAAGGCGTAA